The Pseudanabaena yagii GIHE-NHR1 genome segment ATGTGTATAGCAAAGCTAAATTTTGCTTTTTTGTTTCCCAACACAATTTATCCTTAACAGAAGCTCAAATAGGTTTTAGGTTGAATAATGCTGAAGTTGTCAGAAATCCTCATCAAGCAATAATTTCAGAAGCACTGCCGTATCCAAAAATAGAAAATGATACTTTTAAAATTGCTTGTGTTGGAAGGTTGTGGATTTTAGATAAAGGACAAGATGTTTTATTAAAAGTTTTAGCTCAAGATAAGTGGCAAAATCGTAATTTACATGTCTCTTTTTTTGGAGAGGGAGTTGATCAAGAGGCACTACTGGATATGTTAAGACTTTTGAAACTAGAAAATGTTAGTTTTCACGGATTTATCAATAATATTTTAGATGTTTGGCATCATCATCACGCTCTAATTATGCCATCTCGTGCAGAAGGGTTGCCTATAGCTTTAGTGGAAGTAATGATGTGTGGCAGACCAGCAATTGTTACAGATGTAGGAGGTATGTCAGAAATTATAGAAGATGACACTACAGGTTTTATAGCTACCAGTGCTTGTTTTCAAGAAATTGACAAGGTTCTAGAACGAGCTTGGCAACGTCGTTATGAGTGGGAAAATATTGGCAAGCAAGCATCTATGTCTATTAGAAAGCTAATCCCCCCCAACCCTGAACAAGTATTTGCACATAAGTTAATTCAAATATGCCGAGATTTGAATTAATTGTTCATAACTAATGATTATTTATAACAATTATTCCAGTAATTAAATGCTAACTGAAACTATCTCATCCATTAGTAACCCTTCTCAGTCTCAACAGCTAGGGGGTTTTGTATTTATTAGTTCTTGTTTTGATGTCTGGGGTGGTAGTGAAGAGCTTTTCGGAGCTACTGCCAAATGTCTCAAGCAACAAGGACATGAGGTGTATGTCTTCAAATTACAAATCAGTACTCATCCTCGAATTTTAGAATTACAAGCTGCTGGAGTTAAGGTAATCGCCCTTAATTCTTTACGGTTTCTGAAGGTCAAACATCTTGCTTTCATATCTATATACTATCTAGTCAGACTACTGAGTTTTTTACCTATACCTACAAGATGTTATTTTATTCACAAACAAAGTTTGATGTTACAAACCTTAAAACAAATAGAACCTTCCTTAGTAGTAATTTCCCAAAAAGACAGTGATAATATAGATCCACAACGAAGTTTTCTTTTGCATACCTTGAGGCGGATAGAACCTTCCTTAGTAGTGATTTCCCAAGGAGACAATTTTGATGGAGTAAAATATGCAGAAATTTGTCTGGAACTTAATTTGCCATATACAATTATTAGCCAAAAAGCATCAGACACATTTCTGCCATATGGGAACCTACGTAGAATGATGCAGGATATGTATCGAAAAGCAAAATTTTCCTTTTTTGTTTCTCAGCATAATTTATCCTTAACAGAATCCCAAATTGGCTATAGTTTAACTAATGCTGAAGTTATCAGAAATCCACATCGAGCGTTAATTCCAGAAGCGTTACCTTATCCACTAATAGAAAACGATTGTTTTAAAATAGCTTGTGTAGCGAGGCTATGGATTTTAGATAAAGGACAAGATATTTTATTAAAAGTCTTAGCTCAAGATAAATGGCAAAATCGTAATTTACAAATATCCTTTTTTGGGGAGGGGATTGATCGAGATGCTCTAATGGATATTTCCACACTTCTGGGGATTAAAAATGTTCGCTTCCATGGATTCGTCAATAATATTTTGGATATTTGGCATCATCATCATGCACTGATTATGCCTTCGCGTGCCGAAGGTTTACCCATAGCTTTGGTAGAAGCAATGATGTGTGGTAGGCTAGGAATTGTGACAGATGTAGGGGGTATCTCTGAGGTTGTAGAAGATAATCTAACTGGCTTTGTGTCTAAGGGAGCATTTTTTACAGCAGTTGATGAAGCTATGGAACGAGCTTGGCAACGGCGTTATGAGTGGGAATATATTGGTAAGCAATCTTCTATATATATTAGAAAGATTATCCCTCCCTATCCAGAAAAAATATTTGCCGATAAGTTGATTAAATTATCTAACTCGCAGAGGTGGAAATGATAATGGAAAAACTTTTTTTTAAGCATAAAATCGCTATATTCTAAACTTTTAAGAGCAATTGATGAATAATTTTAGAGTAAACAATCCATTATTCATGCAATTTCAAAAGTTAGTTACTATCATCCGCGCTAATGAATGGTGGGCATTTAAGGGAGCGCCAGTATTAGCTACAGCATATGCTACAGCTTCAATCTTCAATATTCCACTTTTATCGTTATGGAATTCACTCATATTGCTTTTGATATCTTTATCAGTAGTGGCAATTTATGCCCATCTGCTCAACGATCTATCAGATCAAGATGAAGATTTAATAGCGGGTAAATCTAATGCTCTAGTCGGTCGGTCAAAATTATTCAAGGTCATATCTATAGTATCGTGTTTATTTTTTGGGGTCTTGTCAATAAGTTTAGGAGATCTAATTAAATTACCTTTAGCACTTGCTATTTATATCAGTAACTGGCTTATTTTCTTTACTTATTCAATTCCACCTATACGTTTAAAACAAAGGGATATTTTAGGGGTTTTAGCTGACACAATTGGAGCCCATTTGCTGCCAAATTTGTTTGCAGTAGTTTGGATTGCTCATGTGTCTGAACGACAGATCCCATTATTATGGATAACTTTAGTAGGCACTTGGTCGCTAGCATCAGGTTTGAGAGGAATTTTCT includes the following:
- a CDS encoding glycosyltransferase family 4 protein translates to MSTYSNTTTKPVIISQSNKKLEKLQFVFVSSCAAWGGSEDLWTKSARFLKKQGFTVHALKNGVPEHKYVQELKDDGIEVKNICILVEFLRKLRFLLNLQFVYKSIKLLKFFKRKNLHQLLKNRLVVIISQGDNFDGIGIAKVFLALNLPYIIISHKASDSIWPCGRKRQIMQDVYSKAKFCFFVSQHNLSLTEAQIGFRLNNAEVVRNPHQAIISEALPYPKIENDTFKIACVGRLWILDKGQDVLLKVLAQDKWQNRNLHVSFFGEGVDQEALLDMLRLLKLENVSFHGFINNILDVWHHHHALIMPSRAEGLPIALVEVMMCGRPAIVTDVGGMSEIIEDDTTGFIATSACFQEIDKVLERAWQRRYEWENIGKQASMSIRKLIPPNPEQVFAHKLIQICRDLN
- a CDS encoding glycosyltransferase family 4 protein yields the protein MLQTLKQIEPSLVVISQKDSDNIDPQRSFLLHTLRRIEPSLVVISQGDNFDGVKYAEICLELNLPYTIISQKASDTFLPYGNLRRMMQDMYRKAKFSFFVSQHNLSLTESQIGYSLTNAEVIRNPHRALIPEALPYPLIENDCFKIACVARLWILDKGQDILLKVLAQDKWQNRNLQISFFGEGIDRDALMDISTLLGIKNVRFHGFVNNILDIWHHHHALIMPSRAEGLPIALVEAMMCGRLGIVTDVGGISEVVEDNLTGFVSKGAFFTAVDEAMERAWQRRYEWEYIGKQSSIYIRKIIPPYPEKIFADKLIKLSNSQRWK
- a CDS encoding UbiA family prenyltransferase: MNNFRVNNPLFMQFQKLVTIIRANEWWAFKGAPVLATAYATASIFNIPLLSLWNSLILLLISLSVVAIYAHLLNDLSDQDEDLIAGKSNALVGRSKLFKVISIVSCLFFGVLSISLGDLIKLPLALAIYISNWLIFFTYSIPPIRLKQRDILGVLADTIGAHLLPNLFAVVWIAHVSERQIPLLWITLVGTWSLASGLRGIFWHQIKDIENDRLAGVKTFAVQTSVKTLHYFGKWIVFPIEVIAFTGMLLVSNNLLAGVFLALYLATVWLRYYFWKIYTVIVLPFANRSTILTEYYILFYPLAFLVISVWHNWLNVIILIAHSVLYFNCLWIWSRDFYVLFRWEIPIYLNKLQVAKK